Proteins from one Xenorhabdus griffiniae genomic window:
- the nusA gene encoding transcription termination factor NusA, producing the protein MNKEILAVVEAVSNEKSLPREKIFEALEIALATATKKKYEQEIDVRVCIDRKSGDFDTFRRWLVVDEVTQPTREITLEAAKFDNPEIELGGYIEDQIESVTFDRITTQTAKQVIVQKVREAERAMVVDQFREQQGEIVTGQVKKVNRENITLDLGNNAEAVILREDMLPRENFRPGDRVRGVLYDVRPEARGAQLFITRSRPEMLVELFRIEVPEIGEEIIEIKAAARDPGSRAKIAVKTNDKRIDPVGACVGMRGARVQAVSSELGGERIDIVLWDDNPAQFVINAMAPADVASIVVDEDSCTMDVAVENSNLAQAIGRNGQNVRLAAQLLKKHRGDDKWELNVMTAEELQAKHQAEAHASIDTFTKHLDIDEDFATVLVEEGFSTLEELAYVPINELLAVEGLDEGSVEVLRERAKAALTTLELAQKESLGDQQPAEDLLNLPGMERTLAFNLAARGICTLEDLAEQGIDDLSDIEGLNDEKAGELIMAARNICWFGDDA; encoded by the coding sequence ATGAATAAAGAAATTCTGGCTGTTGTGGAAGCGGTTTCTAATGAAAAATCACTCCCTCGCGAAAAAATCTTCGAAGCATTAGAGATTGCACTGGCGACAGCCACCAAGAAAAAGTATGAGCAGGAAATTGACGTCCGCGTTTGTATTGATCGTAAATCAGGTGATTTTGATACCTTCCGTCGCTGGTTAGTTGTTGACGAAGTGACTCAGCCAACGCGTGAAATTACACTGGAAGCGGCAAAATTTGACAACCCAGAGATTGAACTGGGTGGTTATATTGAAGATCAAATTGAATCAGTGACCTTTGACCGCATTACGACTCAAACGGCAAAACAGGTTATCGTACAGAAAGTACGTGAAGCTGAGCGTGCGATGGTTGTTGATCAATTCCGTGAGCAGCAAGGCGAAATCGTGACCGGTCAGGTCAAAAAAGTGAACCGCGAAAATATTACCTTGGATTTAGGTAATAATGCTGAAGCGGTCATTTTACGTGAAGATATGTTGCCACGGGAAAACTTCCGCCCAGGTGACCGCGTGCGTGGTGTTCTGTATGATGTTCGTCCTGAAGCGCGTGGGGCACAGCTTTTCATTACTCGTTCTCGTCCTGAGATGTTGGTTGAGTTGTTCCGCATCGAAGTGCCTGAGATCGGTGAAGAGATCATTGAGATTAAAGCGGCTGCTCGTGATCCGGGTTCCCGTGCAAAGATCGCAGTGAAAACCAACGACAAGCGTATTGATCCTGTTGGCGCCTGTGTTGGTATGCGTGGTGCGAGGGTACAAGCCGTTTCCAGTGAATTGGGCGGTGAAAGAATTGACATTGTGTTGTGGGACGATAACCCTGCGCAGTTTGTCATTAATGCAATGGCTCCGGCAGATGTTGCATCTATTGTGGTTGACGAAGACAGCTGTACTATGGATGTTGCCGTAGAAAACAGTAATCTTGCTCAGGCGATTGGACGTAATGGTCAGAACGTTCGCCTGGCGGCGCAACTGTTGAAAAAACATCGTGGTGATGACAAATGGGAACTCAATGTCATGACTGCGGAAGAGCTACAAGCAAAACATCAGGCAGAAGCACACGCTTCTATTGATACATTTACTAAGCATCTCGACATTGATGAAGATTTCGCCACTGTATTGGTCGAGGAAGGTTTCTCTACACTGGAAGAACTGGCTTATGTGCCAATTAATGAACTTCTGGCAGTAGAGGGCCTTGATGAAGGATCCGTTGAAGTTCTTCGTGAACGTGCTAAAGCGGCCTTGACGACGCTGGAACTGGCTCAGAAAGAGAGTCTTGGTGATCAGCAACCTGCCGAAGATCTATTGAATCTGCCTGGCATGGAGCGTACTTTGGCGTTTAACCTGGCTGCCCGTGGCATCTGCACTCTGGAAGATCTTGCCGAGCAGGGTATCGACGACTTATCTGATATCGAAGGACTGAATGATGAGAAAGCAGGAGAACTCATTATGGCGGCCCGAAATATCTGTTGGTTTGGCGATGATGCATAA
- the rimP gene encoding ribosome maturation factor RimP, translating to MSTLEQKLTEIISAPVEALGFELVGLEFIRARVSTLRVYIDSEEGITVDNCADVSHQVSAVLDVEDPIPGLYNLEISSPGLERPLFKAEHYQRFIGEDVSLVLRMAMQNRRKWQGIIKSVDGEMITVTVDGKDEVFALSNIQKANLVPHF from the coding sequence TTGTCCACATTAGAGCAAAAATTAACAGAGATAATTTCAGCACCAGTTGAAGCTTTGGGTTTTGAATTAGTTGGCCTGGAGTTTATTCGCGCTCGTGTATCAACGCTGCGGGTCTATATCGATAGTGAGGAGGGTATCACTGTTGATAATTGTGCTGATGTTAGCCACCAGGTCAGTGCAGTGCTTGATGTTGAAGATCCTATTCCAGGGCTTTATAACCTGGAAATATCTTCACCAGGGCTTGAACGTCCACTGTTTAAGGCTGAACATTACCAGCGCTTTATTGGTGAAGATGTCAGTTTGGTTTTACGCATGGCAATGCAGAACCGTCGCAAATGGCAAGGTATCATCAAGTCAGTTGATGGTGAAATGATTACGGTTACGGTGGATGGAAAAGACGAAGTGTTCGCACTGAGCAACATCCAGAAAGCGAACCTGGTACCCCACTTTTAA
- the secG gene encoding preprotein translocase subunit SecG gives MYEALLGIFLLVGIGLIALVLLQQGKGADMGASFGAGASNTLFGSSGSGNFMTRMTAVFATLFIVISLILGNMTSNKTGSGSKWDNLADPVKVEKQAEVPVTPAKPNSDIPQ, from the coding sequence ATGTATGAAGCTCTTTTAGGTATATTCTTGCTGGTTGGTATCGGGCTAATCGCTCTGGTTCTGCTACAGCAGGGTAAAGGTGCTGATATGGGTGCTTCTTTCGGCGCGGGTGCATCTAACACGCTATTTGGTTCATCGGGTTCCGGTAATTTTATGACCCGCATGACGGCAGTTTTTGCTACGTTGTTCATTGTTATCAGCCTGATTCTCGGTAACATGACCAGTAACAAAACGGGTTCTGGCAGCAAATGGGATAACCTTGCTGATCCTGTGAAAGTTGAAAAACAGGCAGAAGTTCCGGTAACGCCAGCAAAACCAAATAGTGATATCCCACAGTAA
- the glmM gene encoding phosphoglucosamine mutase — MSNRKYFGTDGIRGRVGNTPITPDFVLKLGWAAGKVLARHGSRKIIIGKDTRISGYMLESALEAGLAAAGLSASFTGPMPTPAVAYLTRTFRAEAGIVISASHNPYYDNGIKFFSIDGTKLPDDVEEAIEAEMEKPLTCVESAELGRANRIVDAAGRYIEFCKGTFPSEQSLNGLKIVLDCANGATYHIAPNVLRELGAEVITIGCEPNGININEECGATDVRLLQQRVLEEQAHVGLAFDGDGDRIIMVDHLGQKVDGDQILYIIAREALRQGQLRGGAVGTLMSNMGLELALKQLGIPFERAKVGDRYVLEKLQEKGWRLGAENSGHVILLDKTTTGDGIVAGLQVLSAMVRNNMSLYDLCSGMKLLPQILVNVRFAGNSDPLQSESVLETVKSVETELNGRGRVLLRKSGTEPLIRVMVEGEDEEQVTALAHRIADAVKKIG; from the coding sequence ATGAGTAACCGTAAATATTTTGGTACTGACGGTATCCGTGGCAGAGTGGGAAATACCCCAATTACTCCTGACTTTGTACTGAAACTTGGTTGGGCTGCGGGAAAAGTGCTGGCGCGTCATGGTTCTCGAAAAATCATCATTGGTAAAGATACCCGAATCTCAGGTTATATGTTGGAATCTGCCCTCGAAGCTGGATTGGCTGCTGCGGGATTATCGGCATCCTTTACTGGCCCAATGCCCACTCCTGCGGTGGCATATCTGACACGTACTTTTCGTGCAGAAGCTGGCATTGTTATTTCTGCTTCCCACAACCCTTACTATGATAACGGCATTAAATTTTTCTCCATTGACGGGACTAAATTACCGGATGATGTTGAAGAAGCGATTGAAGCCGAAATGGAAAAACCCCTGACTTGTGTGGAATCTGCTGAGTTAGGTCGGGCAAATCGGATAGTCGATGCAGCGGGTCGTTACATTGAATTTTGCAAAGGGACATTCCCTAGTGAACAAAGTTTAAATGGGTTGAAAATTGTTTTGGATTGCGCCAATGGTGCGACCTACCATATTGCTCCGAATGTGCTCAGAGAGCTGGGAGCGGAGGTTATTACCATTGGTTGTGAGCCTAATGGCATCAACATCAATGAAGAATGTGGTGCAACAGATGTTCGTTTATTGCAACAGCGTGTACTGGAAGAACAGGCGCACGTTGGGCTGGCATTTGATGGCGATGGTGACCGTATCATCATGGTTGATCATCTGGGGCAAAAAGTTGATGGCGATCAGATCCTTTATATCATTGCACGTGAAGCATTGAGACAAGGTCAGCTACGTGGTGGTGCAGTGGGTACGTTGATGAGCAATATGGGGCTGGAGTTGGCATTGAAACAGCTTGGTATTCCATTTGAACGTGCGAAAGTTGGCGACCGTTATGTGCTGGAAAAATTGCAGGAAAAAGGCTGGCGTTTGGGCGCAGAAAATTCAGGCCATGTGATTTTGCTAGACAAAACCACAACAGGAGATGGCATTGTGGCTGGATTGCAAGTCTTGAGTGCAATGGTACGCAATAATATGAGCTTGTATGATTTGTGCAGTGGCATGAAACTTCTGCCACAAATTTTGGTTAACGTTCGCTTTGCAGGTAATTCTGATCCTCTGCAATCAGAATCAGTGCTTGAAACCGTAAAATCAGTTGAGACTGAATTAAATGGCCGTGGTCGTGTTCTGCTGCGTAAATCAGGTACAGAACCATTGATTCGTGTCATGGTGGAAGGTGAAGATGAAGAGCAAGTCACGGCATTGGCGCATCGTATTGCTGATGCTGTGAAAAAAATCGGTTGA
- the folP gene encoding dihydropteroate synthase gives MKLTARGSVLDLSCPQVMGILNVTPDSFSDGGTHNTFNAALEHAARMIKEGATIIDVGGESTRPGANEVSEQEELDRVIPVIETLVQRFDTWISVDTSKAVVMRESAKAGAHIINDVRALQEPGALDAAAQSGLPICLMHMQGQPRTMQTEPHYEDVVSEVKTFLIQQIERCVAAGIAKNNLILDPGFGFGKNLSHNYQLLAHLQEFHHLGLPILAGMSRKSMIGQLLDVPPQERVTGSVACAVIAAMKGAQIIRVHDVKETVQAMQVVHATLSANNTCTAYGI, from the coding sequence ATGAAACTCACAGCCAGAGGCAGCGTCCTCGATCTTTCCTGCCCACAAGTGATGGGAATTTTAAACGTTACCCCTGATTCCTTCTCTGACGGTGGAACCCATAATACTTTTAATGCAGCATTAGAGCATGCCGCCAGGATGATCAAAGAAGGGGCAACTATTATTGATGTGGGAGGAGAATCGACTCGTCCCGGAGCAAATGAGGTAAGTGAGCAGGAAGAATTGGATCGTGTTATTCCAGTGATTGAGACGCTGGTACAACGATTTGATACCTGGATTTCTGTTGACACTTCAAAAGCTGTTGTTATGCGAGAATCAGCCAAGGCGGGAGCGCATATTATCAATGACGTCCGTGCATTGCAGGAACCTGGAGCACTTGATGCGGCAGCCCAAAGTGGCTTGCCGATTTGTCTGATGCATATGCAGGGGCAACCTCGCACAATGCAAACAGAACCTCACTATGAAGATGTTGTTTCGGAAGTAAAAACCTTCCTGATACAGCAAATTGAACGCTGTGTTGCGGCGGGTATCGCAAAAAACAACCTGATCCTTGATCCTGGCTTCGGTTTCGGTAAGAACTTATCGCATAATTACCAGTTATTGGCTCACTTGCAAGAATTCCATCATTTGGGATTACCTATTCTGGCAGGGATGTCACGTAAATCCATGATTGGCCAACTACTTGATGTACCACCACAGGAGCGTGTGACAGGAAGTGTTGCCTGTGCTGTGATTGCAGCGATGAAAGGTGCCCAGATTATCCGTGTGCACGATGTAAAAGAAACCGTTCAGGCAATGCAAGTCGTTCACGCAACACTGTCTGCCAATAATACCTGTACGGCATACGGTATCTGA
- the ftsH gene encoding ATP-dependent zinc metalloprotease FtsH, which yields MSDMAKNLILWLVIAVVLMLLFQSFGPGDSSGRRVDYSNFINEISQNQVSEVRISGRDIDFTKKDNSGKYSTYMPIQDEKLLDTLLNKQVKVVGEPPEQQGLLATLFISWFPMLLLIGVWIFFMRQMQGGGGKGAMSFGKSKARMLTEDQIKTTFADVAGCDEAKEEVGELVEYLREPGRFQKLGGKIPKGILMVGPPGTGKTLLAKAIAGEAKVPFFTISGSDFVEMFVGVGASRVRDMFEQAKKAAPCIIFIDEIDAVGRQRGAGLGGGHDEREQTLNQMLVEMDGFEGNEGIIVIAATNRPDVLDPALLRPGRFDRQVVVGLPDVRGREQILKVHMRRIPLDTDIDASVIARGTPGFSGADLANLVNEAALFAARGNKRVVSMVEFEKAKDKIMMGAERRSMVMTEEQKEATAYHEAGHAIIGRLVPEHDPVHKVTIIPRGRALGVTFFLPEGDQISASRQKLESQISTLYGGRLAEEIIYGVDNVSTGASNDIKVATSIARNMVTQWGFSEKLGPLLYAEEEGEVFLGRSVAKAKHMSEDTARLIDQEVKAIIDRNYVRARQILMDNLDILHSMKDALMKYETIDAPQIDDLMNRTTVRPPAGWEGDKNGGNSNNRHNTPSPQQTSKPADGNPTA from the coding sequence TTGAGTGACATGGCGAAAAACCTGATTCTCTGGTTAGTCATCGCAGTTGTCTTGATGTTATTGTTCCAGAGTTTTGGTCCCGGCGATTCCAGTGGTCGTAGGGTTGATTACTCTAATTTCATCAATGAGATATCGCAGAATCAAGTAAGCGAAGTACGTATTTCGGGTCGTGACATTGATTTCACTAAGAAAGACAACAGTGGAAAATACAGCACTTATATGCCAATTCAGGATGAAAAGTTGCTGGATACCCTACTCAATAAGCAGGTAAAAGTTGTTGGTGAACCACCAGAACAGCAAGGCCTGTTGGCGACCCTCTTTATTTCATGGTTCCCAATGTTACTGCTCATTGGCGTCTGGATCTTCTTTATGCGCCAAATGCAAGGCGGTGGCGGTAAAGGGGCGATGTCTTTTGGTAAAAGCAAAGCCCGTATGTTGACGGAAGATCAGATCAAAACCACGTTTGCCGACGTTGCGGGTTGTGATGAAGCAAAAGAAGAAGTGGGCGAATTGGTTGAGTATCTGCGTGAACCAGGCCGTTTCCAAAAACTGGGTGGTAAGATCCCGAAAGGCATCCTGATGGTTGGTCCTCCAGGTACGGGTAAGACATTGCTGGCGAAAGCTATTGCTGGTGAAGCGAAAGTCCCTTTCTTCACCATCTCTGGTTCTGATTTTGTTGAAATGTTCGTTGGTGTTGGTGCTTCCCGTGTTCGTGATATGTTTGAACAGGCGAAAAAAGCTGCGCCATGCATTATCTTTATTGACGAAATTGATGCAGTAGGTCGTCAGCGTGGTGCTGGTTTGGGTGGTGGACATGATGAACGTGAACAGACACTGAACCAAATGTTGGTTGAGATGGATGGTTTTGAAGGTAACGAAGGCATTATTGTTATCGCAGCGACTAACCGTCCTGATGTTCTCGATCCAGCTTTGTTACGCCCTGGCCGTTTTGACCGTCAGGTCGTTGTTGGTCTGCCGGATGTTCGTGGCCGTGAGCAAATCCTGAAAGTTCATATGCGCCGCATTCCGCTGGATACTGATATTGATGCATCGGTCATTGCGCGTGGTACACCCGGTTTCTCTGGCGCAGATTTGGCAAACCTTGTGAATGAAGCTGCCTTGTTTGCCGCTCGTGGTAACAAGCGTGTTGTTTCTATGGTTGAGTTCGAAAAAGCCAAAGATAAGATCATGATGGGTGCAGAGCGTCGTTCAATGGTTATGACGGAGGAACAGAAAGAAGCCACAGCATACCATGAAGCAGGGCATGCTATTATTGGCCGCTTAGTTCCAGAACACGATCCTGTGCATAAAGTGACGATTATTCCGCGTGGCCGTGCGTTGGGTGTGACGTTCTTCTTACCTGAAGGCGATCAGATCAGTGCAAGCCGCCAGAAGTTGGAAAGCCAAATTTCAACCCTATACGGTGGCCGATTAGCGGAAGAAATTATCTATGGAGTAGATAATGTTTCTACTGGTGCGTCCAACGATATTAAAGTGGCGACCTCTATTGCGCGTAACATGGTGACACAGTGGGGCTTTTCAGAAAAACTGGGGCCGTTGCTGTATGCGGAAGAAGAGGGCGAAGTTTTCCTCGGTCGTTCGGTTGCTAAGGCAAAACATATGTCTGAAGACACCGCACGTTTAATCGATCAGGAAGTGAAGGCTATCATCGATCGTAACTATGTACGTGCTCGTCAGATTCTGATGGATAATCTGGACATTCTTCATTCAATGAAAGATGCATTGATGAAGTATGAAACTATTGATGCTCCACAGATTGATGATCTGATGAATCGTACAACAGTACGTCCACCAGCAGGCTGGGAAGGTGATAAAAATGGCGGTAATAGCAATAACCGTCATAACACGCCATCTCCGCAGCAAACTTCAAAGCCTGCGGATGGTAATCCAACCGCATAA
- the rlmE gene encoding 23S rRNA (uridine(2552)-2'-O)-methyltransferase RlmE translates to MANKKRSASSSRWLQEHFSDKYVLQAQKKGLRSRAWFKLDEIQQSDKIFKPGMTVVDLGAAPGGWSQYVVSQIGHSGRVIACDLLPMDPIVGVDFLQGDFRDELVLKTLLERVGDNKVQVVMSDMAPNMSGTPAVDIPRSMYLVELALDMCRDVLAPGGSFIVKVFQGEGFDEYLREIRSLFAKVKVRKPESSRARSREVYIVATGRKV, encoded by the coding sequence ATGGCCAATAAAAAACGCTCAGCAAGCTCAAGTCGCTGGTTACAGGAACATTTTAGTGATAAATATGTTCTCCAGGCGCAGAAAAAAGGGCTTCGCTCTCGCGCTTGGTTTAAACTTGATGAGATACAGCAAAGCGACAAAATCTTTAAACCGGGCATGACCGTTGTTGATTTAGGTGCTGCTCCAGGTGGTTGGTCTCAGTATGTAGTGAGTCAGATTGGTCATAGCGGGCGAGTCATCGCTTGCGATCTCTTGCCAATGGATCCGATAGTTGGAGTCGATTTCCTGCAAGGAGATTTTCGTGATGAGCTGGTATTGAAAACATTACTTGAGAGAGTTGGTGATAATAAAGTCCAGGTCGTCATGTCGGATATGGCTCCTAATATGAGTGGAACCCCCGCGGTCGATATTCCCCGATCCATGTATCTGGTTGAGTTAGCGTTGGATATGTGTCGTGATGTGCTGGCCCCTGGGGGTAGTTTTATTGTCAAAGTATTTCAGGGAGAGGGCTTTGATGAATACCTGAGGGAAATACGCTCCCTTTTTGCGAAGGTAAAAGTTCGTAAACCAGAATCTTCGCGGGCACGATCACGTGAAGTATACATTGTAGCGACAGGGCGGAAAGTGTAG
- the yhbY gene encoding ribosome assembly RNA-binding protein YhbY, with protein MTLNKKQVQYLKSLAHSLKPVVMIGNNGLTEGVLAEIEQTLSHHELIKVKVAGEDREIKTLIAEAIVRETGAHNVQIIGKMLVLYRPSEERKISLPK; from the coding sequence ATGACTCTTAACAAGAAACAAGTCCAATACCTGAAAAGTCTCGCTCATTCATTAAAGCCTGTCGTTATGATCGGCAACAATGGGTTAACCGAAGGTGTGTTGGCTGAAATCGAACAAACTCTTTCACATCACGAGCTTATCAAAGTCAAAGTTGCAGGCGAAGACCGTGAAATAAAAACTTTGATCGCTGAAGCGATTGTTCGTGAAACTGGTGCACATAACGTGCAGATCATTGGCAAAATGTTAGTTCTCTACCGTCCATCGGAAGAACGCAAGATTAGTCTACCTAAATAA
- the greA gene encoding transcription elongation factor GreA: MKQIPMTVRGADKLREELEHLKNVRRPQIIAAIAEAREHGDLKENAEYHAAREQQGFCEGRIQEIEAKLSNAQVIDVTKMTNNGRVIFGATVTVLNLDSDEEQTYRIVGDDEANIKENLLSVNSPIARGLIGKEVDDAVVISTPGGQVEFEVLNVDYI; encoded by the coding sequence ATGAAACAAATTCCGATGACGGTACGTGGCGCGGATAAATTGCGCGAAGAATTAGAACATTTGAAAAATGTACGTCGGCCTCAAATTATTGCCGCAATCGCTGAGGCGCGTGAGCACGGTGATTTGAAAGAAAACGCGGAATATCATGCCGCTCGTGAGCAGCAGGGATTCTGCGAAGGCCGTATTCAGGAAATTGAGGCTAAGCTTTCCAATGCACAGGTGATTGATGTCACGAAGATGACCAACAATGGCCGAGTGATTTTTGGGGCAACGGTCACGGTACTGAACTTGGATTCCGATGAAGAGCAGACCTACCGTATCGTCGGTGATGATGAAGCCAATATTAAAGAAAATCTTCTGTCAGTGAATTCACCGATTGCCCGTGGTTTGATTGGTAAAGAAGTGGATGATGCTGTTGTCATCTCCACGCCTGGCGGTCAAGTGGAATTCGAAGTTTTGAACGTGGATTATATCTGA
- the dacB gene encoding serine-type D-Ala-D-Ala carboxypeptidase: MALLKMTSRIACMLSLSLSIFSANASSDISYIEKSAQYLPTGTHFSFIAQTVGAKNPLVDYHGQQMALPASTQKIVTALAALLQLGKDYRFTTTLESNADVSEGVLKGNLTARFVGDPVLTRSQLRNMVESLKQSGIKQINGDLVIDISIFSSHDKAPGWIWNDMTQCFSAPPSAAIVDKNCFSVSLYSSEQPGELASVRVPSFYPVNVLSEVKTLAKGSPETKYCEFDVTSGDLNRYTLTGCLTQRDEPLPLAFAIQNGPSYAGKILKNELKIAGIELKGHIRLQSTPKQPEKILAVNQSAPLNKMLEIMLKKSDNMIADTLFRTLGHRYFNVPGTWRAGSDAVRQILKQKAGIDLGNTIMVDGSGLSRHNLIAATTMMEVLQFIAQHNDKLDFISMLPKAGYDGTLAYRPGLHESGLDGKVFAKTGSLQGVYNLAGFMTAASGQQIAFVQFVSAYSVPPEDQRTRRVPLSRFEHNLYKSLYQSH; encoded by the coding sequence ATGGCTCTTTTAAAAATGACCAGCAGAATAGCTTGTATGCTCAGCTTGAGTCTGAGTATTTTCAGTGCAAATGCCTCTTCTGATATTTCTTATATTGAGAAAAGTGCCCAGTATTTGCCTACGGGGACTCATTTTTCATTTATTGCCCAAACCGTTGGCGCAAAAAATCCCTTAGTTGATTATCACGGGCAACAAATGGCTTTACCTGCCAGTACGCAGAAAATTGTGACGGCATTAGCAGCGCTATTGCAGCTTGGTAAGGATTACCGTTTTACCACAACATTGGAAAGTAATGCTGATGTTTCAGAGGGTGTATTAAAAGGTAATCTAACGGCTCGCTTTGTCGGTGATCCCGTGCTGACACGTTCACAACTGCGCAATATGGTGGAATCCTTAAAACAATCTGGTATAAAACAGATTAATGGAGATCTTGTCATAGATATTTCGATTTTCTCCAGCCACGATAAAGCCCCAGGCTGGATATGGAACGATATGACCCAATGTTTCAGCGCCCCTCCATCAGCAGCCATCGTGGATAAGAACTGTTTTTCTGTTTCACTCTACAGCTCAGAACAACCTGGCGAACTGGCATCTGTCCGTGTCCCCTCTTTTTATCCTGTTAATGTACTGAGTGAAGTCAAAACCTTGGCTAAGGGTTCACCAGAAACGAAGTATTGTGAATTTGATGTTACATCGGGTGATTTGAATCGATATACCCTTACAGGTTGCCTGACACAACGTGACGAACCACTGCCATTGGCATTTGCTATCCAGAATGGGCCTAGCTATGCCGGTAAGATACTCAAGAATGAACTAAAAATTGCCGGTATTGAGTTAAAAGGCCATATCCGGCTCCAGTCAACGCCTAAGCAACCAGAAAAGATCCTCGCTGTAAATCAATCTGCACCACTAAATAAGATGCTCGAAATCATGTTGAAAAAATCAGATAACATGATTGCGGATACCCTCTTTCGTACCCTCGGCCACCGCTATTTTAACGTTCCAGGAACATGGCGGGCAGGTTCCGACGCAGTCCGCCAGATTCTGAAACAGAAAGCGGGTATTGATTTAGGCAATACTATCATGGTGGATGGTTCTGGCCTTTCACGCCACAATTTAATCGCTGCCACAACCATGATGGAAGTATTGCAATTTATTGCTCAGCACAATGATAAGTTGGACTTCATCTCTATGTTGCCCAAAGCGGGATATGATGGCACGCTGGCCTACCGTCCTGGTCTGCATGAATCGGGGCTTGATGGTAAAGTCTTTGCCAAAACGGGATCACTACAAGGAGTCTATAACCTTGCAGGGTTTATGACTGCCGCCAGTGGACAGCAAATTGCTTTTGTCCAGTTTGTCTCTGCATACTCCGTTCCTCCAGAAGATCAGCGAACCCGCCGTGTTCCATTATCGCGTTTTGAACACAATTTATATAAATCGTTATATCAAAGTCACTAA